The Phyllopteryx taeniolatus isolate TA_2022b chromosome 7, UOR_Ptae_1.2, whole genome shotgun sequence genome has a segment encoding these proteins:
- the rpp21 gene encoding ribonuclease P protein subunit p21 → MSAQVKDKEAYQRLNYLYQAAHCVLSQNPDNVELARFYCFTQRTIARRLVLRQDPSVKRTICKKCCSLLIPGLTATTRQQRKRGKKSRFTVLRCLSCKQSKTLLNDPDYCLWQDRPEAQAQPQQKQPDEGASGRNQPKKTKPDRSNCSKASTSAATTKQMPP, encoded by the exons ATGTCTGCACAGGTGAAGGATAAAGAAGCATACCAAAGACTGAATTACCTCTACCAG GCTGCTCATTGCGTTTTGTCCCAAAACCCTGACAATGTGGAGCTGGCTCGTTTCTACTGCTTTACTCAGCGGACCATCGCAAGACGTCTTGTTCTGCGACA AGATCCATCTGTGAAAAGAACAATATGCAAGAAGTGTTGCTCCCTGCTCATCCCGGGTTTAACAGCAACAACCAGACAACAAC ggaaaagggggaaaaagagTCGCTTCACGGTGCTGCGCTGTCTCAGTTGCAAGCAGAGCAAGACGCTATTGAATGACCCAGATTATTGCTTGTGGCAGGACCGTCCGGAGGCTCAGGCTCagccacaacaaaaacaaccgg ATGAAGGTGCCTCTGGTAGAAATCAGCCCAAAAAGACCAAACCTGACCGGTCTAATTGTTCCAAAGCCAGCACAAGTGCTGCCACTACGAAGCAGATGCCTCCGTGA
- the aqp12 gene encoding aquaporin 12 isoform X1 yields MSGLNASLGYFLACVVLAASTRTLLKKWPRLAFLSELSSSFMLVACRLEVQTIVEVGEWAGGLGPDVTLTVLSAVLLVHGAVCGDHSGNPSVSVLRFLQLDAAPAATVLAVASHFLGAHLAKSAAEYYWSLELTDMHMIKNLMARECSTSLLVSPTHGFFTEGVCALLFHLAHLLLRRRAALIRVLFGAALLTFLSHTAKGYTSGYVNPSLAYGLTFHCPGFTFTEYALVYWLAPITGKQHSHALKRRLYGKGAYQWIVHKSLGFRNACPPIKCESVCFPGMILALLLYMGHIPRIFAKNLLYFHKTRFRVPKGGEKEKKK; encoded by the exons ATGTCGGGACTCAACGCCTCTCTGGGCTACTTCCTGGCCTGTGTGGTTTTGGCGGCCTCCACGCGGACGCTGCTGAAAAAGTGGCCTCGGCTCGCCTTCCTGTCCGAGTTGTCGTCGTCGTTCATGCTGGTGGCGTGCAGGCTGGAGGTCCAAACCATCGTGGAGGTGGGCGAGTGGGCCGGGGGCTTGGGCCCGGACGTCACGCTGACCGTGTTGTCGGCGGTGCTGCTGGTCCACGGCGCGGTCTGCGGAGATCATTCGGGGAACCCCAGCGTGAGCGTGCTGAGGTTCCTCCAGCTGGACGCCGCGCCGGCCGCCACCGTCCTGGCCGTCGCATCCCACTTCCTGGGGGCCCACCTGGCCAAGTCGGCGGCCGAGTACTACTGGAGTCTGGAGCTGACCGACATGCACATGATCAAGAACCTGATGGCCAGGGAGTGCAGCACCTCGCTGCTGGTCTCGCCGACGCATGGCTTCTTCACCGAGGGGGTGTGCGCGCTCCTCTTTCACCTGGCGCACCTCTTGCTGAGACGGAGGGCCGCCCTCATCCGGGTGCTGTTCGGAGCCGCGCTGCTCACCTTCCTGTCACACACAG CCAAAGGTTACACGTCAGGTTACGTCAATCCTTCGCTAGCTTACGGgctcacttttcattgtcctGGATTCACTTTCACCGAATACGCTCTTGTCTACTGGCTGGCCCCAATCACAGGTAAACAGCACTCACACGCATTAAAGAGAAGACTTTATGGAAAAGGGGCTTATCAATGGATTGTACACAAATCGTTGGGTTTTCGGAATgcttgcccacccatcaagtgtgaatcTGTGTGCTTTCCAGGAATGATCTTGGCCCTCCTCCTGTACATGGGCCACATCCCAAGGATCTTTGCCAAGAACCTGCTCTATTTTCACAAGACGCGTTTCCGTGTGCCcaaaggaggagaaaaagaaaagaagaaatga
- the aqp12 gene encoding aquaporin 12 isoform X2, whose protein sequence is MSGLNASLGYFLACVVLAASTRTLLKKWPRLAFLSELSSSFMLVACRLEVQTIVEVGEWAGGLGPDVTLTVLSAVLLVHGAVCGDHSGNPSVSVLRFLQLDAAPAATVLAVASHFLGAHLAKSAAEYYWSLELTDMHMIKNLMARECSTSLLVSPTHGFFTEGVCALLFHLAHLLLRRRAALIRVLFGAALLTFLSHTAKGYTSGYVNPSLAYGLTFHCPGFTFTEYALVYWLAPITGMILALLLYMGHIPRIFAKNLLYFHKTRFRVPKGGEKEKKK, encoded by the exons ATGTCGGGACTCAACGCCTCTCTGGGCTACTTCCTGGCCTGTGTGGTTTTGGCGGCCTCCACGCGGACGCTGCTGAAAAAGTGGCCTCGGCTCGCCTTCCTGTCCGAGTTGTCGTCGTCGTTCATGCTGGTGGCGTGCAGGCTGGAGGTCCAAACCATCGTGGAGGTGGGCGAGTGGGCCGGGGGCTTGGGCCCGGACGTCACGCTGACCGTGTTGTCGGCGGTGCTGCTGGTCCACGGCGCGGTCTGCGGAGATCATTCGGGGAACCCCAGCGTGAGCGTGCTGAGGTTCCTCCAGCTGGACGCCGCGCCGGCCGCCACCGTCCTGGCCGTCGCATCCCACTTCCTGGGGGCCCACCTGGCCAAGTCGGCGGCCGAGTACTACTGGAGTCTGGAGCTGACCGACATGCACATGATCAAGAACCTGATGGCCAGGGAGTGCAGCACCTCGCTGCTGGTCTCGCCGACGCATGGCTTCTTCACCGAGGGGGTGTGCGCGCTCCTCTTTCACCTGGCGCACCTCTTGCTGAGACGGAGGGCCGCCCTCATCCGGGTGCTGTTCGGAGCCGCGCTGCTCACCTTCCTGTCACACACAG CCAAAGGTTACACGTCAGGTTACGTCAATCCTTCGCTAGCTTACGGgctcacttttcattgtcctGGATTCACTTTCACCGAATACGCTCTTGTCTACTGGCTGGCCCCAATCACAG GAATGATCTTGGCCCTCCTCCTGTACATGGGCCACATCCCAAGGATCTTTGCCAAGAACCTGCTCTATTTTCACAAGACGCGTTTCCGTGTGCCcaaaggaggagaaaaagaaaagaagaaatga